In Calonectris borealis chromosome 8, bCalBor7.hap1.2, whole genome shotgun sequence, a single genomic region encodes these proteins:
- the LOC142085287 gene encoding LOW QUALITY PROTEIN: regulator of G-protein signaling 16-like (The sequence of the model RefSeq protein was modified relative to this genomic sequence to represent the inferred CDS: deleted 1 base in 1 codon), producing MSCWMPGCPALSMCRGLAALPITCLERAKDLKTRLGILLHKPELGHRIGTSSKLQLGSRQRGGSAGLVPAEKGSSEYLLEKLLGQSRTMELRSGEPSGKVKEREKGKRVHRDSSREVLEWRESFDQLLKSKSGVTAFHTFLKTEFSEENLDFWLACEDFKKTRSKTKLATKANRIFEEFVQSEAPREVNIDHETREITRKNLSGATSACFNEAQAKTRTLMEKDSYPRFLKSASYQDMTKQATSRGINKRSHT from the exons ATGAGTTGCTGGATGCCTGGGTGCCCAGCTCTCAGCATGTGCCGGGGGTTAGCCGCGCTCCCCATCACTTGCCTGGAAAG agCCAAGGATCTGAAGACCCGCTTAGGGATCCTGCTTCATAAACCAGAGCTGGGACACAGGATCGGGACCTCCAGCAAGTTGCAGCTGGGCTCCAGGCAGAG AGGAGGCTCTGCTGGGCTTGTACCAGCAGAAAAGGGCTCCTCCGAGTAT CTTCTAGAGAAGCTACTTGGCCAAAGCCGCACTATGGAGCTGAGGTCTGGGGAGCCATCGGGGAAggtaaaagaaagggagaaaggaaagagagtcCACAG AGACTCCTCGCGAGAGGTACTGGAATGGAGGGAGTCCTTCGACCAGCTcctgaagagtaaaa gcggGGTGACGGCCTTCCACACCTTCCTGAAGACGGAGTTCAGCGAGGAGAACCTCGACTTCTGGCTGGCATGCGAGGACTTCAAAAAGACCCGGTCGAAAACCAAGCTGGCTACCAAGGCCAACAGGATCTTTGAGGAGTTTGTCCAAAGCGAAGCGCCCAGGGAG GTGAATATCGACCACGAAACCAGGGAGATCACCCGGAAGAACCTCTCGGGTGCCACCTCCGCTTGCTTCAACGAAGCCCAGGCCAAGACCCGCACCTTGATGGAGAAGGACTCCTACCCCCGGTTCCTGAAGTCTGCCTCCTACCAGGACATGACCAAGCAGGCCACCAGCCGCGGCATCAATAAGCGGTCGCATACCTGA